The genomic region GCAGCGTTCATGTGGCTCTCTAGCGACGACGCCCGGTTCGTCACCGGTATCGCACTGCCCGTCGCCGCCGGTGCGACAGCGATCTAGGTCGATCCATGACTCAACCTTCTATGGTACCCGACGCTAGGCAGCACGAGGTGTTACGTGACTTGTGAGATAGTGGTCTAGACAATTTTCAGAGTGGAGGTTGAGAACCACCAAGACGACTTGAAGCAGTCTCTCGGTCACGTATCGCTATTACTCGTCGCAGGCAGCGTGAACGAGAATGTCGTGCCTTCGCCTGGCTCTGATTCGACCCAGATCTCACCGCCGTGCCGTTCGACGATTCGACGACACAGTGACAGACCGATACCCGTCCCTGGATGCTCGTCATGAGAGTGAAGCCGCTGGAACACCTCGAAGATCCGCTTCTGATCTTCGGGATCAATTCCCACGCCCTCATCCTTGATCGAGATGACCCACTTGTCCTCGTCGCGTTCGGTAGTAATCTCAACTGACGGTGGTTGGTCACCACTGTACTCGATCGCATTACTGAGCAGGTTCTGGAAGACCTGCCGTAGTTGGCTTGGGTCACCGTCCACTCGCGGGAGTTCGTCGGCCATGATATCGGCGTTGCTCTCCTCGAGTTGTATCTGCAGATCCTCGCGCACGTCGTCCAGAACGTTGTCGAGATCGACTGGTTGGAGCGGATCGCCCTGTGATTCGACGCGCGAATACTCGAGCAATCCGTCGATCATCTCGCGCATGCGGTCGGCACCGTCCACGGCGAACTCGATGAACTCCTCGGCGTCCTCGTCGAGTTCGTCTCCGTATCGTCGTTCGATCAACTGGAGGTAACTCGTGATCATCCGGAGTGGTTCCTGGAGATCGTGACTGGCGGCATACGCAAACTGCTCCAGACGCTCGTTTGATTCTTCGAGTTGCTTCCGGTACTCCGTACGCTCAGTGATATCCTGAATCATCAGCATCCCGGCGTAAATCTCGTCGTCGGCATTGCGAACCGGGAGCGTGTGCGCCAACAGGTTCCGGCCGTGGTATTCCGCTTCAAAACTCGCCGATTCGCCGTCGAAAACTGCCTGAAAGTGTGGTTTGATCTGCTCGATGAGGTCCTCTGGATACCGTTCGTAGATCGAGGTGCCGAGAACATCGTCCGGGTCGATCCCGAGCTCGCCGAGCATCTCGCCGCCTGCGACGGTGTACGTCAACTCCTCGTCGAAGAGTCCGACCGCGCCGTTCGGGAAGTGATTGACGAGCGTTCGGTAGCGGCGTTCGCTCTCCTCCAGCGCCCGTTCGCGTTCCCTCCGTTCCGTGATGTCGCGGACGACGCCGATTCGTTCACGCCGTTCACCGGGCAACATCGAGAACGTCGCCTCCGCGGGTACACGATCATCGTTAGCGGTGCGTATCTCGGCATCGGCCATCGGTCTGTCGGCGGTCCCCGTGGTGATCTCCTGTTCCAGTTCCTTTGCCTGGTCGGCTGTCTCATCGTCGACGACCAGCGAGACGTGGGATCCGAGAAGTTCCTCCCGCGAGTAGCCGGTTAAATCGCAGTATGCGTCGTTGACCATCGTGAAACGGCCGTCCGCGTCGACCGTGTAGATCCCGTCGTTGACCGTCTCGATGATCGTTTCGTACTTCAGTAGTTCCTGCTTGCGCTCTCTACGCTCGGAGAGATCACGGAGGACGCCCGTACGACCGACCGATCCGTCTTCGAGAACGTACGGGCCGAACCGGCTTTCGACGGGAACCCGCTCGCCATCGGCCGTTTCGATCTCAAACTCGATTGAGGCGTATTCTTGCTCGTCGCCGAGCATCTCTGCGTGTAACTCCTTGGATCGCTCGTTGACCGATTCGTCGACGAGGAGCGTGACGTGCTCTCCGAGCAGTTCCTCTCGCTGGTAGCCGGTCATCTCGCAGAACGCCTCGTTGGTCATCACAAACCGGCCGTCGGCGTCGAGCGTCGCGACACCGTCCCAGATGGTTTCGACCGTCCGCTCGTAGCGCTCTAATTTCTTCTCGCGAGCCTTGCGCTCGGTGACGTCTCGAAAGTACACCGAGAGCCCAGTCTGGGAGGGGTAGAGATTCGCCTCGGCCCAGAATCCGAGCGTTTCGTCGTAGAACTCGATCGTCGTCGCCTCCTGAGAGGTCATCGCCGTCTGGAAGGCCTCTCGAACCGCGTCGTTCTCAGCAACACTGGAGAGGACCTCCCAGTGGTTCTCGCCGAGCAGTTCCGTTTCAGTGTATTGGATGAGCTCTTCTGCCCGTTCATTGACGTGCGTAAATCGGAACTCATCGTCGAGCGCGTAGAACGCGTCGGAAATCCGACCCAAGATACGCTGTTTCTTCTGCGAGATGTCTCGCGCGACGCCGATCGTCCCCTGAAACTTGCCCTCTTCGATGAGCAGGTTGAGCCGGAGTTCGCAGGGAACGGTGTCTCCGTCTGCAGTTTGGACGCCGAACTCGAACGTCGCGATATCCTGATCATCCGTTTCGAGTTGGCGCTTGATCTCGCGTTCGATACGTTCGACATCATCGTCGGCAAGCACGAGCGAAACGTGTTCGCCGAGGAGTTCCTCGCGCGAGTAGCCTGTCGTTTGGATGATCTGGGTATTCACGGCGACAAAGTACCCGTCCGGATCGAGTTGATACACCCCATCATCGATCGTGTTGACCAGCGACCGGAACCGTTGGAGTGCAACGTCGTCGTCAACATCCCCCCAGAAGTCGTCGGACGTGCTTGCACGCGAACTCATTATGCCTACCAACGCTCCGATCCAGTTAAACCTCGTCGGTCAGGAAGGATACACGACGGTCGGACTGGCACACGGAATGAGGCGGGATCGTATATGCTCTCCTACAATAACACTATAGAGGCTTCTCAACGGATTACGGGCGATGCCCGTTCGGAAACAGAGCCTTTCGGACTACGCCGGGAGGTGGATGTCAACTTGTTGTATGGCGGCTATCGGTTGCCTCACACTGACATCCGTTCCGAACTCTATCCGACCATTAGCAAGTGGTGTGTTCGCGGCATCGTCATCGGTCTCGCCATCATGATGCCGATCATCCTTGCCAGTGAGGATCCAAATATCGTCGGAAATACACTGTTGCTTA from Natronoarchaeum mannanilyticum harbors:
- a CDS encoding PAS domain S-box protein — encoded protein: MSSRASTSDDFWGDVDDDVALQRFRSLVNTIDDGVYQLDPDGYFVAVNTQIIQTTGYSREELLGEHVSLVLADDDVERIEREIKRQLETDDQDIATFEFGVQTADGDTVPCELRLNLLIEEGKFQGTIGVARDISQKKQRILGRISDAFYALDDEFRFTHVNERAEELIQYTETELLGENHWEVLSSVAENDAVREAFQTAMTSQEATTIEFYDETLGFWAEANLYPSQTGLSVYFRDVTERKAREKKLERYERTVETIWDGVATLDADGRFVMTNEAFCEMTGYQREELLGEHVTLLVDESVNERSKELHAEMLGDEQEYASIEFEIETADGERVPVESRFGPYVLEDGSVGRTGVLRDLSERRERKQELLKYETIIETVNDGIYTVDADGRFTMVNDAYCDLTGYSREELLGSHVSLVVDDETADQAKELEQEITTGTADRPMADAEIRTANDDRVPAEATFSMLPGERRERIGVVRDITERRERERALEESERRYRTLVNHFPNGAVGLFDEELTYTVAGGEMLGELGIDPDDVLGTSIYERYPEDLIEQIKPHFQAVFDGESASFEAEYHGRNLLAHTLPVRNADDEIYAGMLMIQDITERTEYRKQLEESNERLEQFAYAASHDLQEPLRMITSYLQLIERRYGDELDEDAEEFIEFAVDGADRMREMIDGLLEYSRVESQGDPLQPVDLDNVLDDVREDLQIQLEESNADIMADELPRVDGDPSQLRQVFQNLLSNAIEYSGDQPPSVEITTERDEDKWVISIKDEGVGIDPEDQKRIFEVFQRLHSHDEHPGTGIGLSLCRRIVERHGGEIWVESEPGEGTTFSFTLPATSNSDT